AACAAGCTGCGCATTTCACGAAATAGAAATTCGATACTCGGTCTTAAAAAGAGGGCGTACTGCTGGCCATGGAACGTTAAGGGGACACCGATTGTATTGCGCAATTCATTCGCAAAAAAGCCGGTAACGAATGTCTCCTGCGGAAAATGGAGAATGCCGTGATAAATGTCTCCGTTCAATACGCGCTTTTCAATCGAGACAGGCAACGACTTGTCGCGAAAGGGCCCACCGAAAAAAAGGGAATCTCCCGATTCCTGGACCAAGTGAAGCTGGTAGCCAACAGCAGCTAGGCTATGTAGGTAGGCTTCAAGGTCAAGATCGGGATTCTGTTCAATAAACGAAACAACCTGTAACGCCAGCTCGGTGTTTTTTTGGTCGTTTTCAGGCTTCAGTTGGTGTTGGTAATAGGCGTTCGCCAGCATAAAAGAGAGCAGCCCGCTGGCAATCATGATCCCAAAGGTGACGATCATAAACTTACCGTAAAGCGATCTCATCCGCGTTTTTCCTCTAACGCATAGCCGACCCCACGCACCGTTTTCAATTCGAAATCATCGGTTAATTTGGAAAAGCGTTCTCGTAATCGTTTAACGTGGACATCAACGGTCCGCTCATTTCCTTCGTAATCGAGTCCCCAGATCTGTTCGATAAGTTGTTCTCTTGAAAATACTTGCATCGGATGGGTCGCTAAAAAATACAATAATTCAAACTCCTTTAAAGGAAGTAAAAAAGTGCGGTCATCAATTTGAACTTCATAGCTTCGCTTATTAATTGTTGTCGTTCCAAGGCGGGCGATCGTATCATCTGTTTGTTTTTGATAGCGGCGTAATAACGCTTCAAGACGAAAGATGAGTTCGCGCGGTTCAAATGGTTTTACTAAATAATCATCGGTGCCGGATAGAAACCCGCGTTCTTTGTCCTCTATTTGATCTTTGGCGGTTAGCAAAATGATTGGGATGTCGTATTGTTGACGGATCTTTTTTGTTAAAGCGTACCCATCAAGGTAGGGCATCATCACATCGACGACCGCTGCGTCACATGATTCCTTTTCAAGCAGGGCTAAAGCGTCCATCCCATTTTTAGCTTGGAGGACGGCGTAACCGGCCTCCGTTAAATGGATGTTAAGTAGATTTAAAATATGGATATCGTCATCGATCGTTAAAATCTTGATCATACCATTTCTCCCTCATAGATTTAAGCATTTATGCTTGTGTCGCTTGGGGGCGCGGTTTTTCGTTTGGTAAATAAGCTTCGCGTCCATTCGCTGAATCGATCTGAATAGACATACATCACAGGGATGAGGACTAACGTGATTAATGTTGAAAATGTGAGCCCAAATACAATCACAATTCCGAGCGATTGTTGCATTTCAGCGCCTTCTCCAATCCCCAAAGCGAGCGGCAACATGCCCAATACGGTCGTAAAGGTGGTCATAAAAATAGGGCGCAATCGACGCGCGCTTCCCGTGACGAGAGCTTCGTCCCGCGGCATACCGCGCTCTCTAAGTTTGTTAATGTAGTCAATCATAATGATCGCGTTGTTAACCGCGATCCCGACAAGCATAATTAAACCGATCAAAGCCGGGGCATTCAGTGATTGACGCGTAATAAACAACCCAGCAACCATTCCGATGATTGTGGCGGGCATACTGAACATAATAATAAACGGATAGAGAAACGAGTTAAATTGAACAGCCATGACCGCATATACCAAAACAATCGATAAAGCGAGGGCGAATACTAACTCGCCGATGGCCATGCCATGCTCTAAACTTCCCCCTTCTAAGGAAATCGTATACCCTTCTGGGGTGTGGATCAAGTCTAACGTTTGTTCGATTTCTCGTGTTACGGAACGCAAATCTCTGCCGACAATACTCCCTGTAAGTTCAACGCCTCTTTCCATATTTTCACGTGTGATCGTGTTCGCGCCATCGACCATCTTTATTTCCGCAAGAACAGCTAAAGGAACCGTTGCTCCGTTTGGTGTCATCATCGGTAATTGTCGCAAAGACTCGTAATCGGATCGATAGGACTCAGGGATCGTCACAGAAACATCAATCTCTTGATTATTCAATCTCAACGTTGTTGCTGTTTGTCCGCGAATCCCTGCCCGAGCGTTCTGCATAATATCGGCGATCGGCATTTGATAACGAGCGGCTGCCTCCCGATCAATCTGAATTCGCAATTCAGGTCTCGTATCGCCCATTGAGTTTTCTAAATTCGTAATCCCAGGAATCGTTTCGAGGATTGTTTCCATCTCTTTCGAAATCTCGTGTAACGTATCTGTGTCTGGACCCGCTATTTTCAAAGCGACATCCGGTGTGCCGGTCGTGCTGTCTTGCGCGATGGTGTTTAACTTTAAATCGGGAAATTGAGTTGCGAACTGATTGACCTGCGCAATGAGTTCATCTGTCGACACATTCCTTTTGGTAGTCGTACTGAGCTGGACGAATAAGTTTCCTGTGTTCGTTCGGTCGCCATCTCGATCGCTTTTACTTCCAACCGTTGACGCCACGAGTTCAACGGCGTCCTTTTCTAGTAAAAATTGTTCAAGGGACGATAGAACCTGGTACGTTTCCTCCAGATGGGTTCCTTCAGGCAATGTTGCGATGATTTGCAGTTCTCCTTGATCCAATCCCGGCAGCAAATCCATCTCTAATAATGGGATCAGAGTCAGACTGATGATCAGGAGACCAGCCGTTAAGGATAACGTTGTCTTTTTTCGACGAAGCGACCAGCGCAACAGACGTTGATACGTTTTTTCCGCAACGTTTCCGATTTTCGCTGTAAGTTCAAGTCGTTTACTTTCTTTTGAACGAGTCTCCTCTATCTTTAACAAGCGCCCCGCCAACATCGGCACAAGTGATATGGAGACGATTAACGAGGCAATCAGGGCAAAGCTGATCGTGAACGCTAACGGTCTAAAAAGTTGTCCGACAACCCCTTGGGTAAAGGCGATGGGCAGAAAGGCGACGACTGTCGTGAGAGCGGAAGCGAACACAGCTCCGCCTACTTCTTTTGCTCCGATGATCGAAGCTTCGAGCGGTTCATGACCGAGCTGGCGATATCTAAAAATGTTTTCCAAGATGACGATGGAGCTATCGACCATCATCCCCACGCCGAGGGCCAGTCCGCTCATCGTTAATAGATTGACAGTCGACCCAGAGAGATACATCATAATGAAGGCCGAGATGACTGAAATCGGAATGGATAAAATAATGACAAAGGTGCTGCGCAAGTTACGTAAAAACACCCACAATATAATCGATGCGAGTAGACTACCGATGATCAAGTTTTTAATCACATCGTCGACAGCTGTTCGAATAAATACGGAACTATCAGATATCACGGTTAATTTGGCGTCATCAGGCAACAACAAGTTAAGTTGCTCGACCTGTTGAGTGACCGCTTCAGCTGTTTGGACTGTGTTTGCGTCCCCTTGCTTCATAACCGAAATACGCGCCGCTGGAATTCCGTTAACATAGGAAAATGTCTCCTGCTCTGTAAAAGTGTCTTTCACGGTGGCCAAATCGGACAAGTGAATGGTTCGTCCCGAGCGGAGCGTAATCAGGAGTTGTTCTATCTCTTCCAATCGCTCATATTCGCCAAGTAAGCGGATATTCATATCTTGCGAGCCGCGCGTCATGCTGCCCGCGGACATACTCTGATTGTTGGCCGATATTGCTCGCGAAACGTCATTGATACTTAAACCGTATGCGGTGAGCATCCCAGGATCAACTTCGATTTGAATCTCTTTGCTTGTCGTTCCATTAACGTCAATTTGCGCAACCCCGTTAACCCTTTCAAGTTGCGGTTGAATCACATCTTCTACTAAGTCGGTTAATCGCGCTAATGATACATCACCGGATAAGCTCAACTGGACGATCGGTTGGGCATTCGGATCTATGTTTAAAACGTTCGGCGGTTCGAGGTCCGATGGAATGACGTGTCTATTTTTATCTAATGTCTCTCGAACTTCATCCAATGCTTCCTCAATGTCCGTGGAAGCGTCAAAAACTAGCAATAACACGGACTGATTGCTGCGGGAAGAAGATTGTAATGTATCTAGTTGGTTTACCCCGCTTAATACCCTTTCCAATGGTTTAGTGACAACATTCTCCACTTCCTCTGGGGCGGCTCCTGGGTAAGAGGCGCTTACAACAACAACGGGGATGTTAAACCTCGGAAACAATTCAACAGCAATGTTCCTTAGTGACATCAAGCCGACAAAAATAATAAGAACCACACAGATGATGACAGCGACAGGTCTTTTGACTGATAAATCAATCAGTTTCATCGGCAATCACCTCCGTGACCTCAACAAGCGCTCCGTCTTTGAGTGTTAGATGCCCTTTGACAACGATATTCTCGCCGCTATTTAATCCATCCTGAATATGAGCCCATTGTTCATTTTCCTTACCGACGGTAACGGATCGTCGTTCCGCTCGCATATCTTCATTAATGACGAAAACATAATGTTCTTGATTAACGAACAGGAGAGCTTCGTTTGGAATGAGAATCCCTTCTTCGCCGCTAACTTGTTTCGCCAGAGTTAATTCAGCGACCATCCCTGGTTTTACTTTTGCAGAGGGGGCCTTTAGTTCCACTTCAATCGGATAAACGTTGGCTTGCGGATCGGTAACCGCGCTGATAAAGGTTAATTTCCCTTGTACATCTTCTCCGATAGATTTTATCGCCGCGCTTACTGCTTGGTTGAGTTCAAGTTCGGCTAATACCTTTTCAGTTACAGACGTTTTGATAAGCAGCGGATTCGTCTGAACGAGTGTCAGCAGCGGGGTTTGCGGGGAAGCCATTTCCCCGCTTTCTAGGGCAATATTCGTCACTTTACCGGCAAATGGCGCTGTTATCGCCGCTTGCTTCATTTGGTCCTTTACTAATTCAATCGTTAGTTGCGCTTGCGTAACGGAAGATTCGGCGGCTTTGATCCCTTCTGTCCGATTCGCGTTCGCCACTGCTTTTTCCGCTGCTTGAATCGCTGCTTGAGCTTTTTGGCGGGTAAGTTGTTGTTGTTGCAATGAAGCTTGGGCTTTTTGTAGGGCGTCCTCCGCCTGTTCTAGTTCAATTTTAGGAATCGCTCCTTGTTCATGTAACATGGCAGCCCGTTGATGATTCGTTTCCGCTATTTGTAAAGCGGTCATCGCGTTTGAATCGGCTATGCCTGTCTCTTGGTAGGCAAATTGAGTGTTTTGTAGATTAAGTTGGGCTTGGTCAATTTCCTTCTGTCGGTTTAGTTTCGCGTTTTCTACATTGACTTGCGCCGTTCGCAATGATACTTCCGCCTGTTTCAATTGGTTGCGTAGATCGGTTTGATCAAGCGTAGCAAGTAGCTGTCCCGCCTCAACGTGTTGCCCTTTTCGAACATGAATCGCTTCAATTTTTGCGGAAACATTCGCTGAAAGTTGAATTTCCTTGCTAACAGCTACTTCTCCCGTTAGTTTTTGCGTATCTTGTAATAAACCGCTTTGGGCTTGTTTAATATAGACGGGAAAGGTTTGTTCCGTGTCGGTGACGGCGGCCTCTTTGCCGCACGCGGAGAGGAATGCAGCAACGATGATTATCATAAAAAAGTATGTATAAGACTGCTTGGTCAAGGTGGTTTCCTCCTTCATATTTCGATACGATCCCTTTTATTGTTCATCTTCCCATTGTTATATGAACGGGCCGTGAACCAATTGCATGAACCGTAAAAATTGAGGTAACATAAGAAACGAGAATGGAAGAGATCGGAGTCAATGTATAGATGGAAAAATTACAACAGTTAATTACAGAGCTGATCGAGCAGGCGGAATTGTTTCAGGCTACGTTAAGCAATCCGCGCAAAAAGGATTCTTATACAAAGGTAGAGGTCAAGCCAGTTGAATTAAAAGATGGCCTCTACTATCAATTTAGTTACCATTACGCAAACAAAGTCATCCATGATAATTTGCTTCCGAACGGAACGATTGGACAGGTAATGGAATTAGTTCAAACGAAATTTAGACAAGTATACATTCAAGCGGCGAAGTCGGATTATCAAGTGTTGATTAGCAAGAAATTTAAGGTGACGATTTTAAATAAAAAGCCGACAAGGCAACAAGCGGATCTTACGCACAATCGGAAGAAGAACTACTTAATCGAAGAAGGAAGACCGGTCCCTTTTTTGCAGGAACTTGGCGTGATGAATGCGCAGGGGAAAGTGTTCGCGAGGCGGTTTGATAAATTTCGTCAGATCAATCGTTTTGTGGAGATGATTCGAGATATCGTTCCTCATTTAAAAAAGCAACGACAAATAAATATCGTTGATTTTGGCTGCGGAAAATCGTATCTAACGTTTGCCCTTTATCATTACTTGCATCATTTAGAAGGATTGGATATTCGCGTGATCGGTCTCGACTTAAAGGAAGATGTGATTCGCCATTGTGATGCCTTAGCGCAAAAGTTAGGATACGAGCAATTGAAGTTCCAAGTCGGCGATATTAACGAGTTCGAGGGGCTCGATCAAGTCGATATGGTTGTTACGTTGCATGCATGCGACACGGCGACAGACGCCGCTTTGGAAAAGGCGGTCCGTTGGGACGCGGATGTGATTCTTTCGGTACCCTGTTGTCAGCATGAATTAATGAGGCAGGTAGAAAACGAGACGATGGCCCCGATGTTGAAACACGGGATTATAAAAGAACGGTTTTCTGCATTAGCAACGGATAGTATTCGCGCGCAGTTACTGGAGATTGTCGGTTATCGAACTCAGTTGTTAGAATTTATTGATCTGGAACACACACCTAAAAATTTATTGATTCGAGCAGTCAAAGGGAACACGGCTGAAGATCGTTTGCAATCAATGAAGGAATACAAGGCGTTTAAAACGTTTATGCGGGTCGATCCATTTTTGGAACATGCCCTGGAAGATGTATTAGAGCCGATGTTTCATGAACGTGTATAAAAAGGAAAGAGTGGGGTCATAATAGGATTAAATCTCCTTTACCTTTGTTCTCCCCTATCTTATAGTGATCTTAAAGGAAGGCTTACGCTTTCTTTTAGGATCACTTTTTTTTGAACCTTTTATTACATTGACAATCAGAACATTTTAATCTACATTGAGTGAGAGTCATTTAAAGCGGTCTTTCATGGAACCGATTGCTCCTCCCATAGCAACGGTCCGTGAGCGGAAGGATGATAAAAAATATAGAGTTTTACCACGGGAAATGAGGGAGGAATGGATTATGAAATTAAAAGATATCGATGCGATTGACGCGCAAATTTTACGGCTCTTGTCAAAAAATGGACGAATGAGCAATGCTGAAATTGGCAGAGTTGTGGACCTATCGAGGGCAGCTGTAAGAGAGAGAGTAAATTCCCTCGTTGAAAATGAAATCATTGAACGGTTCACGATTGTAGTCGATCCGCGTAAGGCCGGCACACAGCTGTCTGTCTACTTTGACATTGAAGTTGAGTGGATGAAGTTGGAATCCGTTGTCGAAGCCTTGGTTGCTTACGATGAAATAACGAATGTTTATCAGATGAGCGGATCACTGCATCTACATTCTCATGCTATGTTGGACGATACCGAACATGTTGAGGAGTTCATTTTAAAATTGTATGCGATTGACGGGATTAAAGATATTACGAGTGAAATGTTGCTACGTCGCTTCAAAGAAGAACGTTCCATCTTAATTTAATGAGTTAACAGGATTAGGCTTCCTCCTAAAGAGCAATTGACTCCGTGAGGAAGCTTTTTTGTTTCTACTTGGAAAAGGTACGGATATCCTCATAACTCGACTGAAAAAGGGAGAAATGCTCTCACCTTTGTCGAATCTTCGGTGACGAAAGTCAAATTCCAACAAATTACCCCCCTTTGCAGAGCTTGTCCATCCCTGTAAAATAAAGGTAATCAGAAACGAAGCAACGTGGCTAACCCGGGAACGGCCCACTGTCAGTCATCTAAAACATGATGGGAGTGTTGAATCAATGTTAAATGTTACGGTCGGATTTGTATTCACTCAAGTGATGTTTAGTGACAATCAGGGAAAACTGCAATTTCATCGTGTCCTGACAGACGTGGAGAAGCCTTGGAATAGTATTTTTGAGTTGCTTGAATTAATTTGCAATGCGTTACGCTCAGATGGCCAACAACAATCGGTTTATTCTTTAATGAATAGACTTCAAATTCAAGTCCAATATAAAACAGTTCACTTTGATCGCTTGCTAGGCTCGTTACAGGAGGCTTTGTCAGTCGCTTACGAAAATAGTCAGGTTACGATTCATAACAGTCGCGGCGAAGCGTTGACCCCAATCAAACCGATTGATAATCATGCCGTCGATTGGATTGAAGCGGAGGAACAACAGGAGCAACCGAAGCGCCCCGTGTTAGTGGCGGAACAAGTAACTTGCGCTGTCACGCAATTACAACCATTCCAACAGCAAGCAATCGCGTTATTTGGAAATGTAAGTGGGGATAATACAGGTAGACAGCAATTAGTGAATGGTCTGCTAAGGACGCATCGACACCCACCGGCATTTATTACGCGGAGTCATCGGGCGGATCAGGTTGTATGGGGAGGATTCGAGCGCGGGGATCCTTCCTTGGCGTGTTAATTCGTGACGCGCATCTTACTATGTCGATCGTCCTGGTTTTTGTATCTGTGTAAAATTTTGTTGAACGAATAAAGACCTATCGGGCTCTTTTACCGCATATGATACATACTATAGACCATATAAAAAAATAAAAGGAGCTGAAGTGGATGAAAATGAAATGTGAAAATTGCTGCAGTATCTTCAAGATCAAGGCTCATTGCCCAACATGCGGGAGTCAACGAGTCAAAAGGATCATCATTGTGAACGAGAAAAATAATAAATAAGCGAACCATCTTTTTTTTATTTCTCCACTGTTCTGATATCCACCCACTCTGTACGTGTCATTCATCGGCGCGCATACGGTCTAACGTTGCGCCAAAGGGGTCATAAATAGACCCCAATAAGCAAGGAAAACGTTCATGAAATGTGATGATCGCCTGTGACCGATTTCTAAATCGAAGTTAGATCATAAGGCGTGAAAGATATTGAATTTGGGCAGATTAGCTTTAACCCCTACTTTTTCATATTTACTTTTCAAATGAGTTAGGAGCAGCAGAATGCTCCTCTTTTTTTTCCTCTGCTTGGTACATTGTTGGATTGGGTGTATATCTCACTTAGGAAATAAGATAGATATGATGAGGTGAAAGTATGGAAGCGAGAGTTGCCTATTTTTCAGCGGAGTTTGGAATTGATTCCTCTCTTCCAATCTATTCGGGAGGATTAGGAGTACTAGCCGGGGACCATATTAAAGCGTCACATGATTTAAAAATCCCGCTCATTGGTGTAGGGATTTTTTATCGCAAAGGTTATTTTCAGCAGAGAATTTCAGCGAGCGGTCAGCAAGAGGCGGTCTATGATCCGCTGAGCATTGAGCAAATGCCGATTGATCCTGTTGTTAATGAACATGGACAGCGAATCATTATCAACGTGACTATTGCAGATCGGCAGGTTGCTTTGCAAGCGTGGGTTACAACGATTGGCGGGGCGCCGGTTTATTTGTTAGACGCAGATTTTGAGCAAAATGAACCCGCGGATCGTCGCTTAACAGATCACTTGTATGGCGGCGGTCAAGAGGGAAGAATTGCGCAAGAAATTATTCTTGGAATTGGCGGGGCTCGATTGCTTCAAGAACTTCAAATTGAGCCTGATGTTTGGCATATGAATGAAGGACATTCCGCCTTTTTAGCTTTGGAACGGATTCGCGTCTATTCCGCGCAAGGTATTTCATTCGAAACCGCGCTTGAAGCGGTTAAGGCGAGCGCGATTTTTACAACACATACTCCTGTTCCTGCCGGGCACGATCAATTTAGTTTTGAATTAATGGACCGCTACTTAGGGTCTTACTACTGGCAATTGGGAACGACGCGGGAAACGATTTTGCAATTAGGTGAAATGAATGGTTGCTTCAATATGACACGTTTGGCAGTATCAACTTGTTCACAAGTGAACGGAGTTAGTAAACTTCACGCAGAGGTGACAAAGGAATTATTTCATGACTGGACTCCGCAAATCCCAGCGGATCATATTCCTATGCAGGCCGTCACGAATGGGATTCATACGGGAACGTGGTTGGCCGCCGAGGTAAAGCAATTATTTGATCGTTATTTAGATTCCGATTGGGAAGTAAACATTAAAGAACTGGAAACGTGGAAAAACACATGGCGAATCCCCGATGAAGAACTATGGGACGCGCGTCGCAAGGTGAAACGACGGATGATTGACGCGCTTGACTTGCCGTTTAATGAGAATACATTAGTAATTGGATTTGCTCGTAGATTTGCGACATACAAACGCGCCTTACTGTTTTTCCGCGATTTAGATCGATTAGAACGCATCTTGAATCAACAAGATCGACAAGTTGCTATATTGTTAGCGGGGAAGGCTCATCCCGCAGATCAACCCGGTCAGGAATTAATTCGCCAAATTTGGGAAATCTCACAAACATCGGCGTTTAAAGACCGCGTCATTTTAATGGAAAATTACGATATGGCCATGGCGAAACATTTGGTAGCTGGGGTGGATGTATGGCTGAATACACCAACCAAACCGATGGAGGCCAGTGGCACGTCAGGTCAAAAAGCGGCAGTCAATGGCGTCCTCAACTTTAGTGTGTTGGATGGTTGGTGGCCGGAAGGGTTCAATGGAAAAAATGGGTGGGCGATTGAAGGCGATCAATCCGGTGATCGCGAAATCCAGGATCAGATCGATGGCGAAACATTGTATCATATTTTGGAACATGAGATTGTCCCGCTTTATTTTGGCAACCCGTCTGGTTGGGCGCAGATGATGAAGGAATCCATTCAAACGTTAGGGCCAGCGTTTAGCGCCAGTCGGATGGTTGCTGATTATTGGGAAAAGCTGTACGTTCCGACAGCAAACCGCGGCCGTCGCTTCACAGCCGATGGACTAGAAATTGCGAGCAGAATGGCTGCTTATAAGCAGTTTATCCGCGCCAATTGGAACGCGGTGAAGATTGATCAAATTGAATTAATCCCATCAGAATCGGAACAGCTATCCGTGCGTTGTCAAGTTCATCTAGGTGAAATTTGGAGAAAGGATGTTTCTGTGGAAGCGGTCGGTTCATTAGGATGGGATCGAGGAGTGTGGACAGAGGGCCTACAGTTCGCGGAGGAAGTGGGACCTGGTGTGTATTCATATACAGGGGTGTTTTCAGGCAGTGTGGAAGAATGGTTTGAACAACACGCCAACATTCGCGTGATGCCGATTAGTCCAGATTTCGTCAACGATTATGAATTAGAATTAGCGACGTGGGGATAAGGACAATATAAAATGGGAGACCCGATAGCGGGTCTCCCATTTTTAATCTCTACTTTGGATGACTAATAGATAGCCTGATTCCACTTTAACTTCTCCGAAATCAGCTTCCAGCGTATTGCTGATGCCAAGCGTATCACCGATTGAAATTGTAGCATCCTCTAGTGGGTAACGAAATCCATTTAAGCTAATTCCGCTGACTTCCAGACTTAGCGGCAGCAAAGAAATGTGGGTGAACATTCCTCTTTTAACGGTGAGGTGTTTATCAACCAATCTGATTTCGTTATGCTCGTCGCGAATACAGCAGGTAATACCTGCTCTCAATCCCTTCATGAGTAAATGCGCATTTGCTAGGGAATGATCAAAGCGGGTTCCTACGCCGCCCATTACCCAAATATCGCGGGGCCGTTGTTCGATAGCCCAGTTGAAAGCCATCTCGGTGTCGGTTAGATCTTTCATAATCGGATCGCAGGAAATAAATTGTTGGCAATTTTGTTCGATCTCAGCGCTTTCCGCTTCAGTGACCGAATCGAAGTCTCCCAGGCAAATATGAGGATAGATCTGCTTCCTAATCAGATGTAACGCCCCTCGATCTACGCCGACCAGGACATCGTCTTCTTGAATTTCTTCGAATGCGGCAGGACCTAAGTTTCCGCCAGTAAAAATAAGAATACGTTTGTTGTTCATCGAACTGACCCCCATCTACAGATTGTTATTGAATTCGCATGATAACAGTCGGGATCATTAATAATTGAGACGTTAGGCTTCGTA
This genomic window from Ammoniphilus oxalaticus contains:
- a CDS encoding response regulator transcription factor, with translation MIKILTIDDDIHILNLLNIHLTEAGYAVLQAKNGMDALALLEKESCDAAVVDVMMPYLDGYALTKKIRQQYDIPIILLTAKDQIEDKERGFLSGTDDYLVKPFEPRELIFRLEALLRRYQKQTDDTIARLGTTTINKRSYEVQIDDRTFLLPLKEFELLYFLATHPMQVFSREQLIEQIWGLDYEGNERTVDVHVKRLRERFSKLTDDFELKTVRGVGYALEEKRG
- a CDS encoding efflux RND transporter permease subunit; its protein translation is MKLIDLSVKRPVAVIICVVLIIFVGLMSLRNIAVELFPRFNIPVVVVSASYPGAAPEEVENVVTKPLERVLSGVNQLDTLQSSSRSNQSVLLLVFDASTDIEEALDEVRETLDKNRHVIPSDLEPPNVLNIDPNAQPIVQLSLSGDVSLARLTDLVEDVIQPQLERVNGVAQIDVNGTTSKEIQIEVDPGMLTAYGLSINDVSRAISANNQSMSAGSMTRGSQDMNIRLLGEYERLEEIEQLLITLRSGRTIHLSDLATVKDTFTEQETFSYVNGIPAARISVMKQGDANTVQTAEAVTQQVEQLNLLLPDDAKLTVISDSSVFIRTAVDDVIKNLIIGSLLASIILWVFLRNLRSTFVIILSIPISVISAFIMMYLSGSTVNLLTMSGLALGVGMMVDSSIVILENIFRYRQLGHEPLEASIIGAKEVGGAVFASALTTVVAFLPIAFTQGVVGQLFRPLAFTISFALIASLIVSISLVPMLAGRLLKIEETRSKESKRLELTAKIGNVAEKTYQRLLRWSLRRKKTTLSLTAGLLIISLTLIPLLEMDLLPGLDQGELQIIATLPEGTHLEETYQVLSSLEQFLLEKDAVELVASTVGSKSDRDGDRTNTGNLFVQLSTTTKRNVSTDELIAQVNQFATQFPDLKLNTIAQDSTTGTPDVALKIAGPDTDTLHEISKEMETILETIPGITNLENSMGDTRPELRIQIDREAAARYQMPIADIMQNARAGIRGQTATTLRLNNQEIDVSVTIPESYRSDYESLRQLPMMTPNGATVPLAVLAEIKMVDGANTITRENMERGVELTGSIVGRDLRSVTREIEQTLDLIHTPEGYTISLEGGSLEHGMAIGELVFALALSIVLVYAVMAVQFNSFLYPFIIMFSMPATIIGMVAGLFITRQSLNAPALIGLIMLVGIAVNNAIIMIDYINKLRERGMPRDEALVTGSARRLRPIFMTTFTTVLGMLPLALGIGEGAEMQQSLGIVIVFGLTFSTLITLVLIPVMYVYSDRFSEWTRSLFTKRKTAPPSDTSINA
- a CDS encoding efflux RND transporter periplasmic adaptor subunit codes for the protein MTKQSYTYFFMIIIVAAFLSACGKEAAVTDTEQTFPVYIKQAQSGLLQDTQKLTGEVAVSKEIQLSANVSAKIEAIHVRKGQHVEAGQLLATLDQTDLRNQLKQAEVSLRTAQVNVENAKLNRQKEIDQAQLNLQNTQFAYQETGIADSNAMTALQIAETNHQRAAMLHEQGAIPKIELEQAEDALQKAQASLQQQQLTRQKAQAAIQAAEKAVANANRTEGIKAAESSVTQAQLTIELVKDQMKQAAITAPFAGKVTNIALESGEMASPQTPLLTLVQTNPLLIKTSVTEKVLAELELNQAVSAAIKSIGEDVQGKLTFISAVTDPQANVYPIEVELKAPSAKVKPGMVAELTLAKQVSGEEGILIPNEALLFVNQEHYVFVINEDMRAERRSVTVGKENEQWAHIQDGLNSGENIVVKGHLTLKDGALVEVTEVIADETD
- a CDS encoding class I SAM-dependent methyltransferase codes for the protein MEKLQQLITELIEQAELFQATLSNPRKKDSYTKVEVKPVELKDGLYYQFSYHYANKVIHDNLLPNGTIGQVMELVQTKFRQVYIQAAKSDYQVLISKKFKVTILNKKPTRQQADLTHNRKKNYLIEEGRPVPFLQELGVMNAQGKVFARRFDKFRQINRFVEMIRDIVPHLKKQRQINIVDFGCGKSYLTFALYHYLHHLEGLDIRVIGLDLKEDVIRHCDALAQKLGYEQLKFQVGDINEFEGLDQVDMVVTLHACDTATDAALEKAVRWDADVILSVPCCQHELMRQVENETMAPMLKHGIIKERFSALATDSIRAQLLEIVGYRTQLLEFIDLEHTPKNLLIRAVKGNTAEDRLQSMKEYKAFKTFMRVDPFLEHALEDVLEPMFHERV
- a CDS encoding Lrp/AsnC family transcriptional regulator, which translates into the protein MKLKDIDAIDAQILRLLSKNGRMSNAEIGRVVDLSRAAVRERVNSLVENEIIERFTIVVDPRKAGTQLSVYFDIEVEWMKLESVVEALVAYDEITNVYQMSGSLHLHSHAMLDDTEHVEEFILKLYAIDGIKDITSEMLLRRFKEERSILI
- the glgP gene encoding alpha-glucan family phosphorylase, translated to MEARVAYFSAEFGIDSSLPIYSGGLGVLAGDHIKASHDLKIPLIGVGIFYRKGYFQQRISASGQQEAVYDPLSIEQMPIDPVVNEHGQRIIINVTIADRQVALQAWVTTIGGAPVYLLDADFEQNEPADRRLTDHLYGGGQEGRIAQEIILGIGGARLLQELQIEPDVWHMNEGHSAFLALERIRVYSAQGISFETALEAVKASAIFTTHTPVPAGHDQFSFELMDRYLGSYYWQLGTTRETILQLGEMNGCFNMTRLAVSTCSQVNGVSKLHAEVTKELFHDWTPQIPADHIPMQAVTNGIHTGTWLAAEVKQLFDRYLDSDWEVNIKELETWKNTWRIPDEELWDARRKVKRRMIDALDLPFNENTLVIGFARRFATYKRALLFFRDLDRLERILNQQDRQVAILLAGKAHPADQPGQELIRQIWEISQTSAFKDRVILMENYDMAMAKHLVAGVDVWLNTPTKPMEASGTSGQKAAVNGVLNFSVLDGWWPEGFNGKNGWAIEGDQSGDREIQDQIDGETLYHILEHEIVPLYFGNPSGWAQMMKESIQTLGPAFSASRMVADYWEKLYVPTANRGRRFTADGLEIASRMAAYKQFIRANWNAVKIDQIELIPSESEQLSVRCQVHLGEIWRKDVSVEAVGSLGWDRGVWTEGLQFAEEVGPGVYSYTGVFSGSVEEWFEQHANIRVMPISPDFVNDYELELATWG
- a CDS encoding thiamine diphosphokinase encodes the protein MNNKRILIFTGGNLGPAAFEEIQEDDVLVGVDRGALHLIRKQIYPHICLGDFDSVTEAESAEIEQNCQQFISCDPIMKDLTDTEMAFNWAIEQRPRDIWVMGGVGTRFDHSLANAHLLMKGLRAGITCCIRDEHNEIRLVDKHLTVKRGMFTHISLLPLSLEVSGISLNGFRYPLEDATISIGDTLGISNTLEADFGEVKVESGYLLVIQSRD